From a region of the Nothobranchius furzeri strain GRZ-AD chromosome 12, NfurGRZ-RIMD1, whole genome shotgun sequence genome:
- the LOC139061482 gene encoding acylphosphatase-2-like isoform X2: MSAGDSAGRNLVSVDFEIFGHVQGVCFRMYTEKEGLRLGLVGWVKNTYGGTVVGQAQGPAPLVEEMKVWLSKEGSPSCRITRASFTNQRAIDKLEMSGFSTRF; the protein is encoded by the exons ATGTCTGCAGGCGACTCAGCAGGACGCAATCTGGTGTCGGTAGACTTTGAGATCTTCGGTCATGTCCAGG GAGTCTGTTTCAGAATG TACACAGAGAAGGAGGGTTTGAGGCTGGGTCTGGTGGGCTGGGTGAAGAACACGTATGGTGGGACGGTGGTGGGCCAGGCCCAGGGTCCAGCCCCCTTGGTGGAGGAGAT GAAGGTTTGGTTGAGTAAAGAAGGAAGTCCATCATGTCGGATCACCAGAGCTTCCTTCACCAACCAGAGGGCCATCGATAAACTGGAGATGTCTGGGTTCAGCACTCGGTTCTGA
- the LOC139061482 gene encoding acylphosphatase-2-like isoform X3 encodes MSRYTEKEGLRLGLVGWVKNTYGGTVVGQAQGPAPLVEEMKVWLSKEGSPSCRITRASFTNQRAIDKLEMSGFSTRF; translated from the exons ATGTCCAGG TACACAGAGAAGGAGGGTTTGAGGCTGGGTCTGGTGGGCTGGGTGAAGAACACGTATGGTGGGACGGTGGTGGGCCAGGCCCAGGGTCCAGCCCCCTTGGTGGAGGAGAT GAAGGTTTGGTTGAGTAAAGAAGGAAGTCCATCATGTCGGATCACCAGAGCTTCCTTCACCAACCAGAGGGCCATCGATAAACTGGAGATGTCTGGGTTCAGCACTCGGTTCTGA
- the LOC139061482 gene encoding uncharacterized protein isoform X1: MSRESVSECYDRSFINTLDAMLSLYTYPWDETSVQIQNARSSNPPLVLEPMKQRQQYDRLVFGLSPVHREGGFEAGSGGLGEEHVWWDGGGPGPGSSPLGGGDEGLVE; encoded by the exons ATGTCCAGG GAGTCTGTTTCAGAATG ctatgatcggagtttcataaacacattagacgccatgttgtcgctctacacatacccttgggatgagacctccgtacagatccagaatgccaggtcctcgaacccccctttggtactggagccgatgaaacagcgacagcagtacgacagactagtctttggattgtctccag TACACAGAGAAGGAGGGTTTGAGGCTGGGTCTGGTGGGCTGGGTGAAGAACACGTATGGTGGGACGGTGGTGGGCCAGGCCCAGGGTCCAGCCCCCTTGGTGGAGGAGAT GAAGGTTTGGTTGAGTAA